In one Rhopalosiphum padi isolate XX-2018 chromosome 3, ASM2088224v1, whole genome shotgun sequence genomic region, the following are encoded:
- the LOC132927087 gene encoding cathepsin B-like, translating into MNIIFSSCAIIVFLLSASEQTYFLNKNYINTINNNANSWKAGTNFHPETPLKFILGLLGSKGVRVLSTGAYKSQDPLYKSNASIPIEFDARKRWKNCTTIGTIRDQGNCGSCWAFSTSGAFADRMCIASNGTFNELLSAEQVTSCCYRCGLGCQGGYPIRAWRHYYKHGLVTGGNFNSFQGCQPYTFPPCSGNNSCSNQTEKNHKCQKKCYGNTTISYRNDHRYIKDPPYYLDYNSIQYDIINYGPVEASFEVYDDFLSYKSGVYSVSPNATYLGGHSVKCIGWGVEKNVPYWLMMNSWNETWGDRGYFKIRRGTNECKVDNSTSAGIPEYYS; encoded by the exons atgaatataatattttcaagttgtGCGATTATCGTATTTTTGTTAAGTGCATCggaacaaacatattttttaaataaaaactacataaatacaattaataataatgcaaattcTTGGAag GCTGGCACCAACTTTCACCCGGAAACACCTTTGAAATTCATATTAGGACTTTTGGGGTCAAAGGGTGTAAGAGTCTTGTCTACGGGTGCATATAAATCGCAAGACCCGCTGTACAAGTCTAATGCAAGTATTCCGATAGAATTTGACGCGAGAAAACGATGGAAGAACTGTACGACGATCGGGACGATTCGTGATCAAGGCAACTGTGGCTCATGTTGG GCGTTCAGCACTTCTGGAGCGTTTGCCGACCGCATGTGTATAGCTTCAAATGGGACATTCAATGAACTACTATCAGCCGAACAAGTTACGTCTTGTTGTTACCGATGTGGTTTAGGTTGTCAAGGAGGTTATCCGATCAGAGCTTGGCGACATTACTACAAACATGGCCTGGTCACTGGAGGAAACTTTAACTCGTTTCAA GGATGTCAGCCGTACACGTTTCCACCTTGTTCGGGAAACAATTCATGTAGCAACCAAACGgaaaaaaatcacaaatgcCAAAAAAAATGCTACGGAAATACAACTATTTCCTATAGAAATGATCACagatata TTAAAGATCCACCATATTACTTGGATTACAATTCTAtacaatacgatataataaactATGGACCGGTCGAGGCGTCTTTTGAAGTGTACGATGATTTTCTTTCGTACAAGTCAg GTGTTTACTCGGTATCGCCTAACGCCACGTATTTGGGAGGCCATTCCGTGAAGTGTATTGGATGGGGAGTCGAAAAAAACGTGCCGTACTGGTTGATGATGAATTCATGGAACGAAACGTGGGGCGACAgaggatattttaaaattcgtcGGGGAACGAATGAGTGCAAAGTCGATAATTCAACATCTGCTGGAATACCCgaatattattcataa